One genomic region from Hoeflea algicola encodes:
- a CDS encoding efflux RND transporter periplasmic adaptor subunit: MTINIQKVSQMRRLVTLVVSAAIVAGAYFIAFDVPASLGVSSDIQTEGGQREGRAAKGPSQAGRAGGPRGARATTVVLTPLQMQPYEDILRAIGSADAVRSASVISNVSGDVIETNLSANKDVTVGDVLVQLDARTEMYNLEIAQAELEQARDKVLRYERLLASGNSSITDVALAEARVAQRLAEANVGLARVALDDRTIKAPISGKLGLSDVEIGDTLSAGSAIVTIDDAEALLVVFELPERSVGLLDKGQKVLTSTPTYTGQVFEGEIVSFDSRIDSVTRSVTVHALIDNSDGRLWPGMSFAVRIVHESDPLAVLPSTAITWSRSGSSVWIDNNGVAEQISAAILYRRDDQVWIEADIAPGAMVVSEGAQKLRAGSPIVAANAAKGDPVVGGQDAVPARAELKLGQAESQQAISTEKPI, encoded by the coding sequence ATGACGATCAACATTCAGAAGGTTTCCCAGATGCGCAGGCTTGTCACATTGGTTGTCTCGGCGGCGATAGTTGCCGGAGCATATTTCATTGCATTCGACGTTCCCGCATCTCTCGGGGTCTCATCGGACATCCAGACCGAAGGCGGACAGCGGGAAGGCAGGGCCGCCAAGGGGCCGTCGCAGGCAGGTCGCGCTGGCGGGCCGCGTGGTGCGAGGGCGACAACGGTGGTTCTGACCCCGCTGCAAATGCAGCCCTATGAAGACATCCTGCGCGCGATCGGCAGTGCCGACGCAGTGCGCAGTGCCAGCGTGATTTCCAATGTTTCGGGCGACGTGATCGAGACCAACCTTTCCGCCAACAAGGACGTGACGGTCGGCGACGTGCTCGTGCAGCTCGATGCCCGCACCGAAATGTACAATCTTGAAATCGCCCAGGCCGAACTTGAACAGGCCCGTGACAAGGTATTGCGCTACGAGCGGCTGCTCGCATCCGGAAATTCATCGATAACCGATGTTGCCCTTGCCGAAGCGCGTGTTGCCCAGCGGTTGGCCGAGGCGAATGTCGGCCTTGCCCGGGTGGCATTGGATGACCGGACCATCAAGGCCCCGATTTCAGGCAAGCTGGGTTTGAGCGATGTGGAGATCGGGGACACCTTGTCTGCCGGCAGTGCCATTGTGACCATCGACGATGCCGAGGCTTTGCTGGTGGTGTTCGAACTGCCTGAACGCTCGGTCGGTCTGCTGGATAAGGGCCAGAAGGTCCTGACAAGTACCCCGACCTATACCGGTCAGGTGTTCGAGGGAGAGATCGTATCCTTCGACAGCCGCATCGACAGCGTCACCCGCAGCGTTACAGTCCATGCCCTGATCGACAATTCCGATGGGCGGCTGTGGCCGGGCATGAGTTTTGCCGTCCGCATTGTCCACGAGAGCGACCCTTTGGCGGTTCTGCCGTCAACCGCGATTACCTGGTCGCGCAGCGGATCGAGTGTCTGGATTGATAACAACGGAGTGGCTGAACAGATTTCTGCGGCGATCCTGTATCGCCGGGACGACCAGGTTTGGATTGAAGCCGACATTGCCCCGGGCGCGATGGTGGTAAGCGAGGGCGCGCAGAAACTGCGGGCCGGGTCTCCCATCGTGGCGGCGAACGCCGCTAAAGGCGATCCTGTGGTTGGCGGGCAAGATGCCGTGCCTGCGCGCGCAGAACTGAAGCTTGGTCAGGCTGAATCGCAACAGGCCATCTCGACGGAGAAGCCGATATGA
- a CDS encoding cytochrome b has product MQRQTDTAPRNDSSSSYGLVSRLNHWIVAAAMIGMLVSGLVMAYGPFERETVLAIMGWHKAIGVLVLVYGIWRVGWRVAQGFAADAAVMPRWQAVASRLTHWGLLAAVPVMPLSGLVMTIYRGREVDVFGLIIPAQNKIEWLANAAGMTHQFAAWGLLGLLVLHVVGALKHHFIDRDMTLRRMALRSA; this is encoded by the coding sequence ATGCAACGGCAGACAGATACGGCACCTCGCAACGACAGCTCCAGCAGCTATGGCCTGGTCTCGCGGCTCAATCACTGGATCGTTGCCGCGGCGATGATCGGGATGCTGGTTTCCGGCTTGGTCATGGCCTATGGGCCGTTTGAGCGTGAGACCGTGCTCGCCATCATGGGATGGCACAAGGCTATCGGGGTTCTGGTTCTCGTTTACGGCATTTGGCGTGTTGGCTGGCGTGTGGCGCAGGGGTTTGCCGCAGATGCGGCAGTAATGCCGCGCTGGCAGGCGGTGGCATCAAGGCTAACCCATTGGGGCCTGCTCGCTGCCGTTCCTGTGATGCCGCTTTCCGGGCTTGTGATGACCATATATCGCGGTCGGGAAGTTGATGTCTTCGGGCTGATCATTCCGGCGCAGAACAAGATTGAATGGTTGGCCAATGCTGCAGGCATGACCCATCAATTCGCGGCCTGGGGACTTCTAGGCTTGCTGGTTCTCCACGTCGTCGGTGCGCTCAAACACCACTTCATCGACCGCGACATGACACTGCGCCGCATGGCCCTGCGATCGGCCTGA